A window of the Bacteroides thetaiotaomicron VPI-5482 genome harbors these coding sequences:
- the sufD gene encoding Fe-S cluster assembly protein SufD → MNVEQQYIDLFSQTEAMICKHSAEVLNAPRAAAFADFERLGFPTRKMEKYKYTDISKYFEPDYGLNLNRLQIPVNPYEVFKCDVPNMSTALYFVVNDAFYNKALPKTHLPEGVIFGSLKEVAAEHPELVKKYYGKLADTSKDGITAFNTAFAQDGVIFYVPKNVIVEKPIQLVNILRADVNFMVNRRVLIILEDGAQARLLICDHAMDNVNFLATQVIEVFAGENAVFDMYELEETHTSTVRISNLYVKQEANSNVLLNGMTLHNGTTRNTTEVLLAGEGAEINLCGMAIADKNQHVDNNTSIDHAVPNCTSNELFKYVLDDQSTGAFAGLVLVRPDAQHTNSQQTNRNLCATRDARMYTQPQLEIYADDVKCSHGATVGQLDENALFYMRARGIAEKEARLLLMFAFVNEVIDTIRLDALKDRLHLLVEKRFRGELNKCQGCAICK, encoded by the coding sequence ATGAATGTAGAACAACAATACATAGATCTCTTCTCTCAGACGGAAGCCATGATCTGCAAGCATAGTGCGGAAGTGCTGAATGCACCCCGTGCGGCTGCTTTTGCTGATTTTGAGCGTCTCGGATTCCCGACCCGTAAGATGGAGAAGTATAAATACACGGATATAAGTAAGTATTTCGAGCCTGATTACGGCCTGAACCTTAACCGTCTTCAGATTCCGGTCAATCCGTACGAAGTGTTTAAGTGCGATGTCCCGAATATGAGCACAGCCTTGTATTTTGTGGTAAACGACGCATTTTATAATAAAGCGCTTCCTAAAACTCATTTGCCGGAAGGCGTCATCTTCGGCAGCCTCAAAGAAGTCGCTGCGGAACATCCCGAACTGGTGAAGAAGTACTACGGTAAGCTGGCTGATACCTCCAAGGATGGCATAACAGCTTTTAATACAGCTTTTGCACAGGATGGAGTCATCTTCTATGTTCCGAAGAACGTAATCGTAGAGAAGCCTATCCAACTGGTGAATATCCTTCGTGCAGATGTCAACTTCATGGTGAACCGTCGCGTGCTGATCATCCTGGAAGATGGAGCGCAGGCACGCCTGTTGATCTGTGATCATGCGATGGATAATGTGAACTTCCTTGCAACACAGGTGATCGAAGTATTTGCCGGAGAGAATGCGGTATTCGATATGTATGAGCTTGAAGAAACACATACAAGTACGGTTCGTATCAGTAACCTGTACGTGAAGCAGGAAGCAAACAGCAATGTTTTGCTGAATGGCATGACGCTGCACAACGGAACTACCCGTAATACAACAGAAGTTCTGCTAGCCGGCGAAGGGGCTGAGATTAATCTTTGCGGTATGGCAATCGCTGATAAAAACCAGCATGTGGATAATAATACCTCCATTGATCATGCAGTACCGAATTGTACCAGTAATGAATTATTCAAGTACGTGCTTGATGACCAGTCGACCGGTGCTTTTGCCGGACTGGTATTGGTACGTCCTGATGCCCAGCATACAAATTCTCAACAGACCAACCGCAACCTTTGTGCCACACGCGATGCGCGTATGTACACGCAGCCGCAGCTTGAAATCTATGCGGACGATGTGAAATGCTCTCACGGAGCAACTGTGGGCCAGTTGGACGAGAATGCTTTGTTCTATATGCGTGCACGCGGAATAGCGGAGAAAGAAGCACGCTTGCTTCTGATGTTTGCATTCGTCAATGAAGTCATCGATACGATTCGTCTGGATGCATTGAAAGACCGTCTGCACCTGTTGGTAGAAAAACGCTTCCGTGGCGAATTGAACAAGTGCCAGGGATGTGCAATATGTAAATGA